Proteins encoded within one genomic window of Zavarzinella sp.:
- a CDS encoding transposase, with protein MNRTQEKVKNQSEAAAKLAALPIANRHAAGIDVGDRTHWVCVEATPDRSILIREFPAHTPGLHQMVEWLQFCGVTTIAIEATGVYGHVLFLTLLEAGFHVVMTSAKFARQIQGRPKTDKLDCQWLQRLHRHGLLPAVFQPDDLTQTLRISLSTACSIVRLPKIFCSKLFDASIASTSRTPANMT; from the coding sequence ATGAACCGAACGCAGGAAAAAGTGAAAAATCAGTCCGAAGCCGCTGCAAAACTGGCGGCGTTGCCGATTGCCAATCGCCACGCCGCCGGCATTGATGTGGGAGACCGTACTCATTGGGTATGTGTCGAAGCCACGCCAGATCGTTCCATTCTCATCCGCGAGTTTCCTGCACATACCCCGGGCCTACATCAAATGGTCGAATGGTTGCAGTTCTGTGGAGTCACCACGATTGCCATCGAAGCCACAGGTGTTTATGGCCACGTATTATTCCTCACGTTGCTCGAAGCTGGTTTTCATGTGGTGATGACTTCCGCCAAGTTTGCCCGGCAGATTCAGGGCCGACCCAAAACAGACAAGCTTGATTGCCAGTGGTTACAGCGTCTGCATCGGCATGGTCTGTTGCCTGCCGTGTTTCAGCCAGACGATCTCACCCAGACCCTGCGGATATCTTTATCGACTGCATGCAGCATCGTAAGGCTGCCCAAGATCTTTTGCTCAAAGTTGTTTGACGCGAGCATCGCTTCCACAAGTAGAACACCAGCGAATATGACGTAG
- a CDS encoding IS66 family transposase, whose amino-acid sequence MEIESFNSECPGCQQLLKQVHLLQQQLMDQQQIIQQQQKTILALEARIRDLEDKLKPPNKQEPAEKEKLASQKPTGRKRGAQHGHKANLRKPLPPESVDSFIKFVPETCSRCHKSLVGCPNLPEPRIHQQVELPQQPLIVTQYEGHSRKCADCGHTTAMTIPAEYRNHCTGPRLTAALLCMVGQDGLSKRSIERTCKTIFGIDISLGTISNLEAEAIPALDAPYEEAREKVKNADVKGFDETGWKEAGHKRWLWTAIAAKIHIVVFLIHARRNIDALKAFMGEALPGFVSTDRWKVYVKNLPEDSHQLCWAHLKRNWEALSKRSKRATKLVDHWLELHKEIFELWHIFTRDHQISRQTLQQRMKPLKERVRTLLKQGQGSKDQTVAGFCERVAKVERRLWLFVDHEHVPPTNNDAERVQRRAVLWRRRSFGSQSARGCRFAERILTVCETLKLQGRNVLDYLEEAINAHRKGKPAPKLATT is encoded by the coding sequence ATGGAAATCGAGTCGTTCAATTCCGAATGTCCTGGGTGCCAGCAATTGCTCAAGCAGGTTCATTTGCTGCAACAACAGCTGATGGATCAGCAACAAATTATTCAGCAACAACAAAAGACAATACTGGCGCTGGAAGCTCGCATTCGTGATCTGGAAGACAAGCTGAAACCGCCTAACAAGCAAGAACCTGCAGAAAAAGAAAAATTAGCTTCCCAAAAGCCGACTGGTCGCAAACGCGGGGCACAACATGGTCACAAGGCAAATCTGCGAAAACCCTTGCCTCCTGAAAGTGTGGACTCCTTTATCAAGTTCGTGCCAGAAACCTGTTCTCGCTGCCACAAATCACTTGTTGGCTGTCCGAATCTACCTGAACCCAGGATTCATCAGCAAGTTGAACTGCCACAGCAGCCTTTAATCGTAACACAATATGAAGGTCATTCCCGGAAATGTGCTGATTGTGGACACACAACGGCGATGACCATTCCTGCCGAGTACCGCAACCATTGCACCGGTCCTCGATTGACAGCTGCTCTGCTATGTATGGTGGGTCAGGATGGATTGAGTAAACGCTCAATCGAACGAACTTGCAAAACGATTTTTGGCATAGACATATCCTTGGGAACCATCAGCAATCTGGAAGCCGAGGCAATTCCGGCATTGGACGCACCTTATGAGGAAGCTCGTGAGAAAGTTAAAAACGCTGATGTAAAGGGGTTTGATGAAACGGGCTGGAAAGAGGCGGGCCACAAACGCTGGTTATGGACAGCGATTGCGGCAAAGATTCATATCGTAGTATTTCTCATTCATGCACGTCGCAATATTGATGCATTGAAAGCGTTTATGGGTGAAGCACTCCCTGGATTTGTCAGTACGGATCGCTGGAAGGTATATGTGAAGAACCTTCCTGAAGATAGCCATCAATTATGTTGGGCACATTTGAAACGCAACTGGGAGGCATTGTCCAAACGAAGTAAGCGAGCGACAAAACTCGTGGATCACTGGCTTGAATTACACAAGGAAATATTTGAGCTATGGCATATTTTTACGAGAGATCATCAGATAAGTCGCCAAACATTGCAACAGCGGATGAAACCGTTGAAGGAACGCGTACGCACGCTGCTGAAACAGGGGCAAGGTAGTAAGGACCAAACAGTTGCAGGGTTTTGCGAGAGGGTGGCCAAAGTAGAAAGGCGTTTATGGCTGTTTGTCGACCATGAGCATGTTCCGCCAACGAATAATGATGCGGAGCGTGTACAACGTCGCGCTGTGTTGTGGCGGCGACGCAGCTTTGGTTCTCAAAGTGCTCGTGGCTGTCGGTTCGCAGAGCGAATCCTGACGGTATGTGAAACATTGAAACTACAGGGGAGAAACGTATTAGATTATCTGGAAGAAGCGATCAACGCACACCGGAAAGGCAAACCTGCACCGAAACTTGCAACAACATAA
- a CDS encoding PD-(D/E)XK nuclease family protein, which translates to MKPNLFHFATSELSQDAFICWLLSWADPKFEETDTSLHHLGLAFLHKLLDMCNVPIPSTITSVNVHKQYKNIDILAIVNGQIVILIEDKTDTIHHSNQLQRYLETTKADFPQHAIAAVYFKTGDQSSYDDVRQAGYVCFLRKDFITLLKQGGTFGVQNTIFSDFSDYLSEIEQRVTDYRRLPVAEWHWDCWKGFFTELRESLGDGKWDYVANRSGGFMGFWWHWKTNKYLQLENGKLCFKIMVEDKSLQASAWEEWHRILKVESAKIGFPLLRPSRRKNGTWMTVAYLKGDYRQRDENGMLDMNKTTELLQQAEYLLDTAVMEMGS; encoded by the coding sequence ATGAAGCCAAATCTATTCCATTTCGCCACAAGTGAACTTTCGCAAGATGCCTTCATTTGCTGGCTGCTCTCCTGGGCCGACCCAAAGTTCGAGGAAACCGATACCTCTCTACATCACCTTGGTTTGGCATTCCTTCACAAACTGCTTGACATGTGCAATGTGCCAATACCCTCAACGATCACATCTGTGAACGTTCATAAGCAATACAAGAACATCGACATCCTTGCAATTGTAAACGGGCAGATTGTGATCCTGATCGAAGACAAGACCGACACAATCCACCATTCGAATCAGCTTCAACGATACCTTGAAACGACCAAGGCTGATTTTCCCCAGCATGCCATTGCCGCCGTTTACTTCAAGACAGGCGACCAATCTTCTTACGACGACGTGCGTCAGGCAGGCTACGTTTGCTTTCTTCGTAAAGACTTCATCACTCTTCTGAAACAGGGTGGTACATTCGGTGTTCAAAACACAATCTTTTCGGACTTCTCTGACTACTTGTCTGAAATCGAACAGCGAGTTACCGATTACAGGCGATTACCAGTTGCTGAGTGGCATTGGGATTGTTGGAAGGGGTTCTTCACAGAACTACGTGAGAGTCTTGGTGACGGAAAATGGGACTACGTTGCCAACCGAAGTGGTGGTTTCATGGGTTTTTGGTGGCACTGGAAGACGAACAAATACCTCCAGCTTGAGAATGGTAAGTTGTGTTTCAAGATCATGGTTGAGGACAAGTCTCTCCAGGCATCGGCATGGGAAGAATGGCATCGTATCTTGAAAGTCGAGTCGGCTAAGATCGGCTTCCCGCTGCTACGTCCTAGCCGTCGTAAAAATGGCACCTGGATGACTGTAGCTTATTTAAAGGGTGATTATCGACAACGAGACGAGAATGGGATGCTTGACATGAACAAGACTACAGAGTTACTGCAACAGGCAGAGTATCTTCTTGATACTGCGGTAATGGAGATGGGGTCCTGA
- a CDS encoding helix-turn-helix domain-containing protein encodes MRKLYIIRLTKQERVELQSVVKKLKGTGQKVRRAQILLKADADGPNWTDERIAEAFSCRTRTVERLRQRFVEQGFEETLNRAKRQQPPVDKLLTGDQEARIIATRLGPPPKGYNNWTLRLLARKVVELEIVESVSYETVRRTLKKMA; translated from the coding sequence ATGCGGAAGTTGTATATCATTCGACTGACAAAGCAAGAACGAGTCGAGCTTCAGAGTGTCGTCAAGAAGTTGAAGGGAACCGGGCAGAAAGTTCGACGTGCTCAGATTCTGCTGAAGGCAGATGCCGATGGTCCGAATTGGACTGATGAGCGTATTGCCGAGGCGTTTTCGTGTCGGACTAGAACCGTGGAACGGCTTCGCCAGCGGTTCGTCGAGCAAGGATTTGAAGAAACGCTCAACCGAGCTAAACGTCAGCAACCACCCGTGGATAAGCTATTGACGGGCGACCAAGAGGCCCGCATCATCGCGACTCGGCTTGGGCCGCCTCCGAAAGGCTACAACAACTGGACGCTTCGGTTGCTGGCACGCAAGGTCGTGGAGTTGGAAATCGTGGAGTCGGTGAGCTACGAAACGGTCCGACGCACGCTAAAAAAAATGGCATGA
- a CDS encoding IS630 family transposase, protein MTNRKIEYWVIPPEADAEFVAHMEDVLETYEKPYDPNVPVLCMDEQPVQLLKETRVPIPATAQHAKRVDYEYERAGTAAIFMFTEPLVGWREVSVRERRTKIDWAIEMARLLEGRYASCAKVIVVCDNLNTHTKGAFYEAFEPARARTLVRRIEFCYTPKHGSWLNIAENELSSLTRQCVADRRFEDVATLSEETEAWSNDVNTTQRGVDWQMKIDEARTKLKSVYPTIKS, encoded by the coding sequence ATGACGAATCGGAAGATTGAATATTGGGTGATTCCTCCGGAGGCGGACGCCGAGTTTGTCGCCCACATGGAAGATGTGCTGGAAACCTACGAAAAACCGTACGATCCGAACGTGCCGGTCCTGTGCATGGACGAACAACCGGTGCAGTTGTTGAAAGAAACACGCGTTCCTATTCCCGCCACGGCCCAACATGCCAAGCGGGTTGACTACGAATACGAACGAGCGGGCACGGCGGCTATCTTCATGTTTACCGAACCGCTGGTCGGTTGGCGTGAAGTCTCCGTTCGCGAACGGAGGACGAAGATTGACTGGGCCATCGAAATGGCTCGGTTGTTGGAGGGTCGCTATGCGTCATGTGCCAAAGTGATCGTGGTGTGTGACAACCTCAACACCCACACCAAGGGCGCGTTCTATGAAGCGTTTGAACCCGCGCGTGCGCGGACCTTGGTTCGACGGATCGAATTCTGCTACACACCCAAGCATGGAAGTTGGCTGAACATCGCAGAGAATGAACTGAGTTCGTTAACCCGCCAATGTGTCGCGGACCGTCGCTTTGAAGATGTTGCCACTTTGAGTGAAGAAACCGAGGCATGGTCGAACGATGTCAACACCACACAGCGTGGCGTTGACTGGCAAATGAAGATCGACGAAGCACGAACGAAATTAAAATCGGTTTACCCGACAATTAAGTCGTGA
- a CDS encoding sigma-54 dependent transcriptional regulator gives MTFSLSNDQLYNALIVDDDPAIRQSIRLCLEVNHAKVQVTSTSAGALDAIERSKFDVVFLDLWLGSDSGLTVLPELLRRQPGLGVVVITAFATYESAVEAMKLGAADYLPKPFTPEQVRNAARRVVTASVLRRQLSELKDRLDESEGDSTYVSISPSYMGFLETAARAAASDAVILLRGESGTGKTMLSRWIRRHSRRPDGPLVTVHCPMLSNDLMSSVLFGHKKGAFTGATSDSIGKVEASEGGTLFLDEVGDLSSDAQARLLRFLNDRTYERVGEAKERRADVRVIAATNRQLEEDVHAGRFRQDLFFRLNVITLNTPSLRNRQEDIVPLARHYLNFFERRQGRRNLNFSPECEQIIAKHDWPGNLRELRNAVERAVILCPSSVIEAEDLGMKSSRSTGKTPVNQSLQIGSNASLEEIEREHIARIIARSDSFDAAAKLLGIDITTLQRKRKKYNL, from the coding sequence ATGACTTTTAGTTTAAGTAATGATCAGTTATATAACGCACTCATTGTGGATGATGACCCAGCAATTCGGCAGTCGATTCGCCTATGTCTTGAAGTAAATCATGCCAAGGTACAGGTAACCAGTACCTCCGCCGGTGCACTCGATGCCATCGAACGAAGTAAATTTGATGTTGTATTTCTCGATTTATGGCTAGGATCTGATTCTGGACTAACTGTTTTGCCAGAGCTATTAAGAAGACAACCTGGCTTGGGCGTAGTTGTGATCACTGCATTCGCCACCTACGAATCAGCCGTAGAAGCGATGAAACTTGGTGCTGCAGATTATCTTCCGAAACCATTTACGCCAGAACAGGTCAGAAACGCGGCGCGTCGGGTAGTAACAGCGAGTGTATTGAGAAGGCAACTCAGTGAACTAAAGGACCGACTGGATGAATCAGAAGGGGACAGCACTTATGTCTCAATAAGCCCAAGTTACATGGGATTTCTGGAAACAGCAGCACGTGCTGCTGCTTCGGATGCTGTCATCCTGCTAAGAGGTGAAAGTGGCACGGGTAAAACGATGCTTTCTCGTTGGATTCGAAGGCATAGTCGCCGACCTGACGGCCCCCTGGTCACAGTGCATTGCCCAATGTTATCGAACGATTTAATGTCCAGCGTACTGTTCGGACACAAAAAAGGAGCCTTCACAGGAGCAACTTCAGATTCGATTGGAAAAGTAGAAGCATCAGAAGGTGGTACTCTGTTCCTCGATGAAGTTGGGGATTTAAGCAGCGATGCACAGGCAAGATTATTAAGATTCTTGAATGATCGGACATATGAACGAGTAGGTGAAGCTAAGGAGCGTCGTGCGGATGTGCGGGTGATCGCGGCCACGAATCGTCAGTTAGAAGAGGATGTTCATGCAGGACGTTTTCGACAGGATTTGTTTTTTCGATTGAATGTCATTACTTTGAACACACCATCACTCAGAAATCGTCAAGAAGATATTGTACCTTTGGCGAGGCACTATCTGAATTTCTTTGAACGAAGGCAAGGCAGACGAAATCTGAACTTTTCGCCCGAGTGCGAACAGATCATTGCCAAACACGATTGGCCAGGAAATTTAAGAGAGTTGAGAAATGCAGTTGAGAGAGCAGTAATTTTGTGTCCATCTTCAGTGATCGAAGCAGAGGATTTAGGTATGAAAAGCAGCAGATCTACTGGCAAAACCCCAGTTAATCAATCGCTGCAAATAGGTAGCAATGCATCACTTGAAGAAATAGAAAGAGAACATATTGCCCGAATTATCGCAAGATCAGACTCGTTTGATGCTGCGGCAAAACTACTTGGAATTGACATTACGACACTCCAGCGCAAGAGAAAAAAATACAACCTCTAA
- a CDS encoding ATP-binding protein, with protein sequence MVDITLGQNQKVVDFSTALHVSLEREDDALVREIIEKSNGIRLLKAERSRGQEILFELENSIPETDYPVLTELKEHIQRYQAEVDSFLKQESKQNDWKYYHTRIIPLLHRAVSGCDSLREAHFQSMQQVNIATKYETSRDAKIVALIGIGTIIVGIAVATWLTRSVLRPIEKLTTAFEAVGTGDFNQRIEDFPFKEFDAVKIGFNRMVQSLADYRKSSIDELLTAKRTLEATLNALPDAVYLFHSNGELIANNPPAQAILAATGNSNSNTLMAMPFSEEHLCIIRESLKGKVEKGNQLDFSKSIRISNKDSSRLLSMQTIPVPEISSGHGGVVVVLHDVTDFVRLDELRSELIGMASHELRTPLTGIQMNLLMLRELMAELPQIHQQLIDSAVESCSTLGSVIEELLDVTRIEAGQLRLNSTEVDLNHLLSSVKSSFETRFSDANVILKLDLCEKEVRIQADQSRIRTVIANVLENALKYSPPGGLVDLSVQSAQLESHDSVQIACTDMGPGVPEIYRSRIFEKFFRVEHYCTHPTKEVRGTGIGLYLCQQIIQAHGGKMECHGAQAGVGTKIAIILPVIRSTAKAKEKQ encoded by the coding sequence ATGGTGGATATCACGCTCGGACAGAACCAAAAAGTTGTTGACTTCAGCACAGCACTACATGTCTCCCTCGAACGCGAAGATGATGCGTTAGTGCGGGAAATCATTGAAAAAAGCAATGGAATCAGATTGTTGAAAGCTGAAAGAAGTCGAGGCCAGGAAATCTTATTCGAGTTAGAGAATTCGATTCCTGAAACCGACTATCCAGTACTAACAGAACTGAAAGAGCATATTCAACGATACCAAGCAGAAGTGGATAGTTTCCTGAAACAAGAATCAAAACAAAATGACTGGAAATATTATCACACTCGGATTATTCCATTACTTCATCGAGCAGTATCTGGCTGTGACAGTTTAAGAGAAGCACATTTTCAATCGATGCAACAAGTAAATATCGCCACAAAGTATGAAACATCCAGAGATGCAAAGATAGTTGCGTTAATCGGCATCGGCACAATTATTGTTGGAATCGCTGTCGCAACATGGCTTACGAGATCTGTACTCCGTCCAATTGAGAAGTTAACAACTGCTTTTGAAGCAGTAGGTACCGGGGATTTCAATCAGCGAATAGAAGATTTTCCTTTCAAAGAATTTGATGCTGTTAAAATAGGATTTAATCGAATGGTACAATCATTGGCTGATTATCGAAAATCCAGCATCGATGAATTGCTTACTGCAAAACGCACGTTGGAAGCAACACTGAATGCGCTTCCAGATGCTGTGTATCTGTTTCATTCAAATGGCGAATTAATTGCCAACAATCCACCCGCACAAGCTATACTCGCGGCCACTGGTAATTCGAACTCAAATACCCTGATGGCTATGCCATTTAGCGAAGAACATCTGTGCATCATTCGTGAATCCTTAAAGGGGAAAGTCGAAAAAGGAAATCAGCTTGATTTCAGCAAATCGATACGAATTTCGAATAAAGATTCATCGAGACTGCTTTCCATGCAAACAATACCAGTTCCGGAGATTAGTTCGGGACATGGAGGAGTGGTAGTTGTGTTACATGATGTCACTGACTTTGTTCGATTGGATGAGTTGCGAAGTGAACTGATTGGAATGGCGTCCCATGAATTAAGAACCCCTTTGACAGGAATCCAAATGAATTTGCTGATGTTACGTGAATTAATGGCAGAACTTCCACAAATTCATCAGCAACTGATCGACTCAGCAGTAGAGAGTTGTAGCACATTAGGAAGTGTTATTGAAGAATTGCTTGATGTTACCAGAATTGAAGCTGGCCAATTGCGATTAAACAGTACCGAGGTGGATCTAAATCACTTATTGTCATCTGTTAAATCATCGTTCGAGACAAGATTCAGTGATGCAAATGTCATTCTGAAACTGGATTTGTGCGAAAAGGAAGTCCGAATTCAAGCGGATCAATCCAGAATCCGGACTGTCATCGCGAACGTATTGGAGAACGCGTTAAAATATTCTCCACCAGGAGGGCTAGTAGATCTGTCTGTGCAAAGTGCACAGTTGGAATCGCACGATAGTGTGCAAATTGCCTGTACAGACATGGGGCCGGGTGTCCCAGAAATTTATCGGTCTCGGATATTTGAAAAATTCTTTCGAGTAGAACACTACTGTACGCACCCCACAAAAGAAGTACGTGGTACAGGAATTGGGCTGTATCTGTGCCAACAGATTATCCAGGCACATGGCGGGAAAATGGAATGCCATGGTGCACAAGCTGGAGTTGGCACGAAAATTGCAATAATCCTTCCAGTAATACGTTCAACCGCAAAGGCAAAGGAAAAGCAGTAA
- a CDS encoding efflux RND transporter periplasmic adaptor subunit, which yields MINTRNFSIIFSMILCSLTACEHEHEEAHHHHHQIVVTTAKVGDIDIPEEFVCQIHSQNHIEIQAMETGYLEKINLKEGQEVKEKSELFRIIPAIYKAKWDSELAELRLAELEYVNAQKLFEQKVISDREVKLFEAKVARVQAKVKLAEAEFDFTIVKAPFDGIVDRMMRQAGSLVKEGEVLTTLSDNSKMWAYFNVPEKRYLAYMKKNNNSVGGEIVTLRLADDSIYKFPGKITAIEADFNNETGNISFRADFSNPIRLLRHGQTGKLILTENHKNAIIIPQRATFPILDKQYVYVIGEDHIVKQRRIIIEHELDDIFIIKSGLKADEHFILDGIQHVRDGDHVEYTVQPIEEVLKHLKNHAE from the coding sequence ATGATCAACACCAGAAATTTCAGCATTATTTTTTCAATGATTTTGTGTTCATTGACAGCCTGCGAGCACGAACATGAAGAGGCACATCACCACCACCACCAGATAGTAGTGACAACTGCCAAAGTAGGAGATATCGACATACCCGAAGAGTTTGTTTGCCAGATCCACTCTCAAAACCACATTGAAATTCAGGCGATGGAAACGGGATACCTTGAAAAAATAAACTTAAAAGAAGGCCAGGAAGTGAAAGAGAAAAGTGAACTCTTTCGCATCATTCCTGCGATTTATAAGGCAAAATGGGACAGCGAACTGGCAGAATTGCGCCTTGCGGAACTCGAGTACGTTAATGCTCAAAAGCTGTTTGAGCAGAAAGTTATTTCAGATCGCGAAGTAAAACTGTTCGAAGCGAAGGTTGCTCGTGTACAGGCAAAAGTAAAGTTGGCAGAGGCTGAGTTCGATTTTACAATAGTGAAGGCACCTTTCGATGGAATTGTGGACCGAATGATGAGACAGGCAGGTAGTCTCGTCAAAGAAGGCGAAGTGTTGACAACGCTTTCCGATAATTCCAAAATGTGGGCGTACTTTAATGTGCCTGAAAAACGGTATTTGGCCTACATGAAAAAAAATAATAATTCAGTTGGTGGCGAAATAGTCACCCTGAGATTAGCCGATGATTCGATATATAAGTTTCCAGGAAAAATTACTGCAATTGAAGCTGACTTTAATAATGAAACCGGCAATATATCATTTCGGGCAGATTTTTCCAATCCAATCCGACTATTACGGCATGGACAAACAGGAAAGTTAATTCTGACAGAAAATCACAAAAATGCAATCATCATTCCACAAAGAGCTACTTTTCCAATTCTAGATAAGCAATATGTTTATGTAATTGGAGAAGATCATATTGTCAAACAGCGTCGTATTATTATTGAACATGAGTTAGATGATATATTCATTATTAAATCAGGTCTGAAAGCGGATGAGCATTTCATTCTGGATGGTATTCAGCATGTTCGCGATGGAGACCACGTAGAATATACCGTTCAGCCAATTGAAGAAGTGCTGAAGCACCTAAAGAATCACGCCGAATAA